CAAGGTGAACGCCAGCGACATGCTATGACGCAGCAATAGTGCGATAAGCAATACCGGCAGCCATTGAACGACGCCGAATGCAAGACCGAACCAGACCTCCCCGATAACCAGCAAGCTGATCAGCATCATGCTCAGAGCCGACCACAGCAACACGCTGCCGCCACTGCCGGCGCCCAGCCTCAGGGCCACCAGCCCCAGCGCCGCTCCGCTCAACAGTGTCACCGGCGGGAACGCAAAGCCCAGCAGCGCAAAGCCCAGCACCACGCTGACGGCCTGCCAGCGGCCCGCCATGACGAATGCCGCCAGTTTGTTCATTGTTGTGTCAATCGACTGTTACCAGCGGCGTCGCATTGCGCGCGTCTGCGTCGAAATGATTCACACAAGCAACCGCCAGGGATCAGGCGTCGATGCCGGCGTTAATGCTGGTCGCTGTAAGGCAGCAGCGCCAGAAACCGCGCGCGCTTCACGGCGCTCGCCAGCTGGCGCTGGTAACGTGCGCTGGTGCCCGTGATGCGGCTGGGCACAATCTTGCCGGTTTCGGTAATGAAGCTCTTGAGCAGATTGATG
This DNA window, taken from Gammaproteobacteria bacterium, encodes the following:
- the rpsR gene encoding 30S ribosomal protein S18; this encodes MSRFFRRRRYCRFTAEGITEIDYKDINLLKSFITETGKIVPSRITGTSARYQRQLASAVKRARFLALLPYSDQH